Proteins from one Panicum virgatum strain AP13 chromosome 7K, P.virgatum_v5, whole genome shotgun sequence genomic window:
- the LOC120641301 gene encoding plant UBX domain-containing protein 1-like isoform X3, translating into MEAEYPHLQAGPSSSTTLLWPCPTRRRKRGEDGDDDLSPAPVGMDPDADAQRAADKLKAVSEELGHQIRVFSREKFALQPNKLPSADHEEDDDFYELQPADYFNLVSNMIAEQSKMLKTRKMREAELAAQRAKITKAVMRVRFPDGYVLEADFLPSERIHSLVDLLMKVLARPDLPFYLYTVPPKKRILDTSQDFYTAGFVPGANIHFSYDLPEGSHTDDLKAGPFLREEIQSLDGLSLLLKPASEPDDSRMNSSALQSSVSQPNPVPTTNKKPGKPKWLKR; encoded by the exons ATGGAAGCAGAGTACCCCCACCTCCAGGCgggcccctcctcctccaccaccctcCTCTGGCCGTGCCCGACTCGCCGCAGGAAGAGGGGcgaggacggcgacgacgacctcTCGCCGGCGCCCGTGGGCATGGATCCCGACGCCGACGCGCAGCGCGCCGCG GACAAACTGAAAGCAGTGTCAGAGGAACTTGGACACCAGATCCGGGTTTTCTCAAGAGAGAAATTTGCTCTACAACCTAACAAGCTGCCCAGTGCAGATCATG aggaagatgatgacttttACGAGCTTCAGCCTGCTGATTACTTTAACTTGGTTTCGAACATGATAGCAG AGCAATCTAAAATGCTAAAGACTCGCAAGATGCGGGAGGCAGAACTTGCTGCTCAGCGAGCAAAGATAACAAAG GCAGTAATGAGGGTGCGCTTCCCTGATGGCTACGTTCTCGAGGCTGACTTTCTTCCATCTGAGAGGATTCATAGTCTAGTGGACCTGCTCATGAAAGTACTTGCTAGACCAGATCTGCCATTTTATCTTT ATACAGTACCTCCAAAGAAGCGAATACTAGACACATCACAGGACTTCTATACAGCTGGTTTTGTCCCTGGAGCTAATATCCACTTTTCTTATGATCTGCCTGAAG GTTCGCATACAGATGATCTAAAAGCTGGACCTTTTCTCCGTGAAGAAATTCAAAGTTTAGATGGATTGTCACTTCTGTTGAAACCTGCTAGTGAACCTGATGATTCTAGGATGAACTCGTCTGCTCTTCAGTCTAGTGTATCTCAACCTAATCCTGTACCAACAACAAATAAAAAGCCCGGCAAACCAAAGTGGCTCAAAAG GTGA
- the LOC120641301 gene encoding plant UBX domain-containing protein 1-like isoform X1, protein MEAEYPHLQAGPSSSTTLLWPCPTRRRKRGEDGDDDLSPAPVGMDPDADAQRAADKLKAVSEELGHQIRVFSREKFALQPNKLPSADHEEDDDFYELQPADYFNLVSNMIAEQSKMLKTRKMREAELAAQRAKITKAVMRVRFPDGYVLEADFLPSERIHSLVDLLMKVLARPDLPFYLYTVPPKKRILDTSQDFYTAGFVPGANIHFSYDLPEGSHTDDLKAGPFLREEIQSLDGLSLLLKPASEPDDSRMNSSALQSSVSQPNPVPTTNKKPGKPKWLKSISEHC, encoded by the exons ATGGAAGCAGAGTACCCCCACCTCCAGGCgggcccctcctcctccaccaccctcCTCTGGCCGTGCCCGACTCGCCGCAGGAAGAGGGGcgaggacggcgacgacgacctcTCGCCGGCGCCCGTGGGCATGGATCCCGACGCCGACGCGCAGCGCGCCGCG GACAAACTGAAAGCAGTGTCAGAGGAACTTGGACACCAGATCCGGGTTTTCTCAAGAGAGAAATTTGCTCTACAACCTAACAAGCTGCCCAGTGCAGATCATG aggaagatgatgacttttACGAGCTTCAGCCTGCTGATTACTTTAACTTGGTTTCGAACATGATAGCAG AGCAATCTAAAATGCTAAAGACTCGCAAGATGCGGGAGGCAGAACTTGCTGCTCAGCGAGCAAAGATAACAAAG GCAGTAATGAGGGTGCGCTTCCCTGATGGCTACGTTCTCGAGGCTGACTTTCTTCCATCTGAGAGGATTCATAGTCTAGTGGACCTGCTCATGAAAGTACTTGCTAGACCAGATCTGCCATTTTATCTTT ATACAGTACCTCCAAAGAAGCGAATACTAGACACATCACAGGACTTCTATACAGCTGGTTTTGTCCCTGGAGCTAATATCCACTTTTCTTATGATCTGCCTGAAG GTTCGCATACAGATGATCTAAAAGCTGGACCTTTTCTCCGTGAAGAAATTCAAAGTTTAGATGGATTGTCACTTCTGTTGAAACCTGCTAGTGAACCTGATGATTCTAGGATGAACTCGTCTGCTCTTCAGTCTAGTGTATCTCAACCTAATCCTGTACCAACAACAAATAAAAAGCCCGGCAAACCAAAGTGGCTCAAAAG CATTTCAGAACATTGCTAG
- the LOC120641301 gene encoding plant UBX domain-containing protein 1-like isoform X4 has translation MEAEYPHLQAGPSSSTTLLWPCPTRRRKRGEDGDDDLSPAPVGMDPDADAQRAADKLKAVSEELGHQIRVFSREKFALQPNKLPSADHEEDDDFYELQPADYFNLVSNMIAEQSKMLKTRKMREAELAAQRAKITKAVMRVRFPDGYVLEADFLPSERIHSLVDLLMKVLARPDLPFYLFWYLFWSLDHNLNNSIISSDAMIIIVPTLDESCATELVCKMFLGLNL, from the exons ATGGAAGCAGAGTACCCCCACCTCCAGGCgggcccctcctcctccaccaccctcCTCTGGCCGTGCCCGACTCGCCGCAGGAAGAGGGGcgaggacggcgacgacgacctcTCGCCGGCGCCCGTGGGCATGGATCCCGACGCCGACGCGCAGCGCGCCGCG GACAAACTGAAAGCAGTGTCAGAGGAACTTGGACACCAGATCCGGGTTTTCTCAAGAGAGAAATTTGCTCTACAACCTAACAAGCTGCCCAGTGCAGATCATG aggaagatgatgacttttACGAGCTTCAGCCTGCTGATTACTTTAACTTGGTTTCGAACATGATAGCAG AGCAATCTAAAATGCTAAAGACTCGCAAGATGCGGGAGGCAGAACTTGCTGCTCAGCGAGCAAAGATAACAAAG GCAGTAATGAGGGTGCGCTTCCCTGATGGCTACGTTCTCGAGGCTGACTTTCTTCCATCTGAGAGGATTCATAGTCTAGTGGACCTGCTCATGAAAGTACTTGCTAGACCAGATCTGCCATTTTATCTTT TTTGGTACCTATTCTGGAGTCTGGACCACAATTTGAACAACAGCATCATATCAAGTGATGCTATGATTATCATAGTGCCTACTTTAGATGAATCATGTGCCACTGAACTAGTATGCAAAATGTTTCTTGGGTTGAACTTGTGA
- the LOC120641301 gene encoding plant UBX domain-containing protein 1-like isoform X2, translating to MEAEYPHLQAGPSSSTTLLWPCPTRRRKRGEDGDDDLSPAPVGMDPDADAQRAADKLKAVSEELGHQIRVFSREKFALQPNKLPSADHEEDDDFYELQPADYFNLVSNMIAEQSKMLKTRKMREAELAAQRAKITKAVMRVRFPDGYVLEADFLPSERIHSLVDLLMKVLARPDLPFYLYTVPPKKRILDTSQDFYTAGFVPGANIHFSYDLPEGSHTDDLKAGPFLREEIQSLDGLSLLLKPASEPDDSRMNSSALQSSVSQPNPVPTTNKKPGKPKWLKREP from the exons ATGGAAGCAGAGTACCCCCACCTCCAGGCgggcccctcctcctccaccaccctcCTCTGGCCGTGCCCGACTCGCCGCAGGAAGAGGGGcgaggacggcgacgacgacctcTCGCCGGCGCCCGTGGGCATGGATCCCGACGCCGACGCGCAGCGCGCCGCG GACAAACTGAAAGCAGTGTCAGAGGAACTTGGACACCAGATCCGGGTTTTCTCAAGAGAGAAATTTGCTCTACAACCTAACAAGCTGCCCAGTGCAGATCATG aggaagatgatgacttttACGAGCTTCAGCCTGCTGATTACTTTAACTTGGTTTCGAACATGATAGCAG AGCAATCTAAAATGCTAAAGACTCGCAAGATGCGGGAGGCAGAACTTGCTGCTCAGCGAGCAAAGATAACAAAG GCAGTAATGAGGGTGCGCTTCCCTGATGGCTACGTTCTCGAGGCTGACTTTCTTCCATCTGAGAGGATTCATAGTCTAGTGGACCTGCTCATGAAAGTACTTGCTAGACCAGATCTGCCATTTTATCTTT ATACAGTACCTCCAAAGAAGCGAATACTAGACACATCACAGGACTTCTATACAGCTGGTTTTGTCCCTGGAGCTAATATCCACTTTTCTTATGATCTGCCTGAAG GTTCGCATACAGATGATCTAAAAGCTGGACCTTTTCTCCGTGAAGAAATTCAAAGTTTAGATGGATTGTCACTTCTGTTGAAACCTGCTAGTGAACCTGATGATTCTAGGATGAACTCGTCTGCTCTTCAGTCTAGTGTATCTCAACCTAATCCTGTACCAACAACAAATAAAAAGCCCGGCAAACCAAAGTGGCTCAAAAG GGAGCCTTAA
- the LOC120641302 gene encoding glucose-6-phosphate 1-dehydrogenase, cytoplasmic isoform-like: MSGGSGGSSPPSRRTSFNSLSRDLDLPSEQGCLSIVVLGASGDLAKKKTFPALYHLFDQGFIQSGEVHIFGYARSNLSDDGLRERIRGYLKGAPEEDLSEFLQLIKYVSGSYDNGEGFEKLNKAISEYEASSKSESYRRLFYLALPPSVYPSVCKMIRTYCMNPSSHPGWTRVIVEKPFGKDLDSAEELSAQLGELFEEHQLYRIDHYLGKELVQNLLVLRFANRLFMPLWNRDNIDNIQIVFREDFGTEGRGGYFDQYGIIRDIIQNHLLQVFCLVAMEKPVSLKPEHIRDEKVKVLQSVNPINPEEVVLGQYDGYKDDPTVPDDSNTPTFASVVLRVHNERWEGVPFILKAGKALNSRKAEVRVQFKDVPGDIFKCKKQGRNEFVIRLQPSEAMYVKLTVKKPGLEMATEQSELDLSYGMRYQNVKIPEAYERLILDTIRGDQQHFVRRDELKAAWQIFTPLLHDIDDGKLMAVPYQPGSRGPKEADELSAKVGYVQTHGYIWIPPTLA, encoded by the exons ATGTCAGGAGGATCAGGGGGGTCTTCACCACCATCAAGGCGGACCAGCTTTAATTCTTTATCTCGAGACCTAGACCTTCCTTCAGAACAAGGGTGTCTCTCTATTGTTGTACTTGGGGCTTCTGGTGACCTTGCCAAGAAGAAAACTTTCCCAGCACTCTACCACCTTTTCGATCAG GGATTTATACAGTCTGGCGAAGTGCATATATTTGGTTATGCTAGATCAAATCTTTCTGATGACGGGTTAAGAGAACGCATTCGTGG ATATCTCAAAGGAGCCCCGGAAGAAGATCTTTCAGAATTTTTGCAATTG ATAAAATATGTCAGTGGTTCTTATGACAATGGGGAGGGATTTGAGAAATTGAACAAGGCAATATCAGAGTATGAGGCGTCAAGCAAATCAGAAAGCTATCGCAggctcttttatttggcattgccTCCATCTGTCTACCCTTCAGTGTGCAAAATGATCAGAACATACTGCATGAATCCAT CTTCTCACCCTGGATGGACTAGAGTCATTGTTGAGAAGCCCTTTGGAAAGGACTTGGATTCTGCAGAAGAATTAAGTGCCCAACTTGGGGAGCTATTCGAGGAACACCAACTGTACAGAATAGACCATTACCTAGGAAAAGAGTTGGTCCAAAACTTG CTTGTCCTTCGTTTTGCCAACCGCTTGTTCATGCCTCTTTGGAACCGTGATAACATTGATAATATACAG ATTGTATTTAGGGAGGACTTCGGGACTGAAGGGCGTGGAGGATATTTCGATCAATATGG AATCATTCGGGATATTATTCAGAACCATTTATTGCAG GTTTTCTGTTTGGTTGCAATGGAAAAGCCTGTCTCCCTTAAGCCTGAGCACATCAGAGATGAGAAAGTCAAG GTTCTGCAATCTGTGAACCCTATTAATCCTGAAGAGGTAGTCCTTGGACAATACGATGGCTACAAGGATGACCCTACAGTGCCAGATGACTCTAATACCCCAACTTTTGCATCTGTTGTTCTTCGGGTACACAATGAAAGATGGGAAG GTGTTCCTTTCATTCTTAAAGCTGGTAAAGCATTAAACTCAAGGAAAGCAGAAGTTCGGGTGCAATTCAAGGATGTTCCTGGTGACATTTTTAAAT GTAAGAAGCAAGGAAGAAATGAGTTTGTTATACGCCTCCAGCCATCAGAAGCCATGTACGTGAAACTAACT GTTAAGAAACCTGGTTTAGAGATGGCTACTGAACAGAGTGAGCTTGATCTGTCATATGGGATGCGCTACCAAAATGTCAAAATTCCTGAGGCATATGAACGCCTCATCTTGGATAC AATACGAGGAGACCAGCAGCACTTTGTTCGCAGAGATGAGTTAAAG GCTGCTTGGCAGATCTTCACTCCTTTGCTGCATGACATTGACGATGGCAAGCTGATGGCTGTTCCATATCAACCTGGAAGTCGAGGCCCCAAGGAAGCTGATGAATTGAGCGCGAAAGTTGGTTATGTCCAGACCCACGGTTACATATGGATACCACCCACCCTTGCATAG